A genomic segment from Malus domestica chromosome 05, GDT2T_hap1 encodes:
- the LOC103436305 gene encoding uncharacterized protein: protein MSLSSSSSLHAPLSPSLSPYIPNPTQNPTITTIKPPRSNPDQTSQTLSMDPCPFVRILVGDLTLKFPMASRPSSATVHPSSSPCFCKIKLSNFPHQVSTVPLIANDGQAAQTATHNHSLAACFNLNKTQIETLSSKRSILKIAVYTGRVGATCGLNSAKLLGRVNVPLSELGVAESRPVVYQNGWIAIGGKKKSNGNGSSSAELYLSVRAEPDPRFIFQFDGEPECSPQVFQVQGNVKQPVFTCKFGFRNDLQSRSMSSQPGTPRNWLPFGGTHKEQSAKERKGWSITIHDLSGSPVAAASMVTPFVASPGSHRVSRSNPGAWLILRPNEGTWQPWGRLEAWLERGGSDNVGYRFELQNSTLANSTLGAKNGGKFSIDLTSSLTPANSPHSSFDLGSGSSSRPGSGSGSDFGFGLLPSLVQRGFVMSSTVEGVGKCSKPEVEVGVQHVTCTEDAAAYVALAAAMDLSMDACRPFSQKLRKELRQQ, encoded by the exons ATGTCTCTATCTTCTTCTTCCAGTCTTCACGctcctctctccccctctctctccccttaTATTCCTAATCCCACCCAAAACCCAACAATCACAACGATCAAACCTCCCAGATCAAACCCTGACCAAACCTCCCAAACCCTTTCAATGGATCCGTGCCCGTTTGTACGGATCCTCGTCGGGGACTTGACCCTCAAGTTTCCCATGGCCTCCAGGCCCTCCTCCGCCACCGTCCACCCCTCCTCCTCCCCCTGCTTCTGCAAGATCAAACTCTCCAACTTCCCCCACCAGGTCTCCACGGTCCCGCTCATCGCCAACGACGGCCAAGCCGCGCAGACGGCCACCCACAACCACTCCCTCGCCGCTTGCTTCAATTTGAACAAAACCCAAATCGAGACTTTATCCTCCAAGCGATCCATCTTGAAAATCGCGGTCTACACGGGTCGGGTCGGCGCCACTTGTGGGTTAAACAGCGCGAAGTTGTTGGGTCGGGTTAATGTGCCGTTGTCAGAGCTGGGTGTGGCGGAGTCCAGGCCCGTTGTGTATCAGAACGGGTGGATCGCCATTGgtgggaagaagaagagtaaCGGCAATGGCTCCTCGTCGGCGGAGTTGTATTTGAGCGTCCGAGCCGAACCCGACCCGAGATTCATTTTTCAGTTCGACGGAGAGCCCGAGTGTAGCCCTCAAGTATTTCAAGTACAAGGGAATGTGAAGCAGCCGGTCTTCACTTGCAAGTTCGGCTTCAGAAACGATTTGCAATCGAG gtCAATGTCATCACAGCCAGGCACACCGCGAAATTGGCTGCCTTTCGGTGGGACCCACAAGGAGCAAAGCGCGAAGGAGCGGAAAGGGTGGTCGATCACGATCCACGACCTATCCGGCTCGCCCGTGGCGGCGGCGTCGATGGTGACCCCGTTCGTAGCCTCGCCAGGTTCACACCGCGTGAGCCGGTCCAACCCGGGAGCGTGGCTCATCCTCCGCCCGAACGAGGGAACGTGGCAGCCTTGGGGCCGGCTAGAGGCTTGGCTCGAGCGCGGCGGCTCCGACAACGTTGGGTACCGTTTCGAGCTCCAGAACTCGACTCTCGCGAACTCCACCCTCGGCGCAAAAAATGGCGGGAAGTTCTCGATCGACCTGACCTCGAGCCTGACTCCGGCGAACAGCCCCCACAGTAGCTTCGACTTAGGGTCGGGGTCGTCGTCCAGACCGGGATCCGGATCCGGATCAGACTTCGGGTTCGGGCTGCTTCCCAGCCTGGTACAGAGAGGGTTTGTGATGTCCTCTACGGTGGAGGGTGTCGGGAAGTGTAGCAAGCCGGAGGTGGAGGTCGGGGTACAGCACGTGACCTGCACGGAAGATGCGGCCGCTTATGTGGCATTGGCGGCGGCAATGGATCTGAGCATGGATGCTTGCCGGCCGTTTTCTCAGAAACTCCGGAAGGAGCTGAGGCAGCAGTAG